The Myxococcaceae bacterium JPH2 genome has a window encoding:
- a CDS encoding TetR/AcrR family transcriptional regulator — MKKKPTEAHRARGRPRGFDVEEALARAMTVFGRQGYEGASIADLTQAMGITAPSLYAAFESKEALYRRCLAHYRAGVGAFTQQALTGEGTTRECFARVLRDSAVHFVRNHALRGCLISTAALTCAVENQAVVAHTASLRADALAQLEARLARGISEGDVPSGTDVRSLARYFGAVLQGMSVQAQDGAPEAELLQVAALAMRAWDGLSQR; from the coding sequence GAGGCGCTGGCGCGCGCGATGACGGTCTTCGGGCGCCAGGGGTACGAGGGGGCGTCCATCGCGGACCTCACCCAGGCCATGGGCATCACCGCGCCCAGCCTCTACGCGGCGTTCGAGTCCAAGGAAGCGCTGTACCGGCGGTGCCTCGCGCACTACCGCGCCGGGGTGGGGGCGTTCACGCAGCAGGCGCTCACGGGCGAGGGGACGACGCGTGAGTGTTTCGCGCGCGTGCTGCGGGATTCCGCGGTCCACTTCGTGAGGAACCACGCGCTGCGGGGCTGCCTCATCTCGACAGCCGCGCTCACGTGCGCGGTGGAGAACCAGGCCGTCGTCGCGCACACGGCCAGCCTCCGCGCGGACGCGCTGGCGCAGCTCGAGGCCCGCCTCGCGCGCGGCATCTCCGAGGGCGACGTCCCGTCCGGCACGGACGTGAGGTCGCTGGCCCGCTACTTCGGCGCGGTGCTCCAGGGCATGTCCGTGCAGGCGCAGGACGGCGCCCCGGAGGCCGAGCTGCTCCAGGTCGCCGCGCTGGCGATGCGCGCCTGGGACGGCCTCTCCCAGCGCTGA
- a CDS encoding VWA domain-containing protein gives MNRRVSLLLWFALSSVLWGPASGLAQQQFSYRHPDVPMGSPPVTTVRVLLELGNTTFTSPQITITPSAGTAETFPATDGPHDLSNRDRVFLQGIGTNTVILTYFARSFLAIPPNLCVVSGTGNPTQTYDFSLQGFPTITAYRMTGYAAASQDACWCAKRRVKTNLNWVVAPPGVDKGRMPQDIALVLDRSGSMTASVVAGMSRWQALQSAAGQFVAFWKQEGLASSRSGGVDLGKDRLAMYLFSTSVQPLSAASPYVERGATGAAWDGLVTELNAATATGVTAMGAGLRDAIERYQADVTAGRTLNDLTVVLMTDGMQNQEPMVKEITMGSLTGLKTLQFSTGEEPLVERCVPILSVPVGDVGVPWAQLLDRISQQTSGKSRLTPAMGMSVALTQTLVDTLKGNTPSAALQVQQSTPATAGAVAHPVVLDGSVKNAIVVLGWLGTSDLAKAGLTLRILRPDGKPAQPVARTDGNFFTVQRVDLPTSGPAGKWTMEVTNKVAQAIPYQLSVFTEEAALDFDLRVRGIRHPAGEPLVLEALAFQDGKPASPSDVQFKVETRAPLTPLGALLRDTSGKVYTDDIKGQRTAYEVKLDTLMKDGSFREKAQAQVSKTWEMAPQDKGRWTLDFADTTVPGTYRFLVTVDSAQGLHRVETVEAHVEVLPLPKATDYKVEDLGSGRFRIRLVPYGGTGLPLGPGFQNELRVFAKGKELRHPAEAGDKAEFQLQDPYQDGTYLVDLANLSADLPITVVLSGIPLLQGTLAKLEPVPAG, from the coding sequence ATGAACCGTCGTGTGTCGTTGCTGCTGTGGTTCGCGCTGTCCAGCGTGTTGTGGGGGCCCGCCTCGGGCCTCGCGCAACAGCAGTTCTCCTATCGTCATCCAGACGTGCCCATGGGCAGTCCGCCGGTGACGACGGTGCGCGTGCTGTTGGAGCTGGGGAACACGACGTTCACCTCGCCGCAAATCACCATCACGCCCAGCGCCGGCACGGCGGAGACCTTCCCCGCCACGGACGGGCCGCATGACCTGTCGAATCGCGATCGCGTGTTCCTCCAGGGCATCGGGACGAACACCGTCATCCTCACGTACTTCGCGCGCAGCTTCCTGGCGATTCCGCCCAACCTCTGCGTCGTGAGCGGCACGGGCAACCCCACCCAGACGTATGACTTCTCCCTGCAAGGCTTTCCGACCATCACCGCGTACCGGATGACTGGCTATGCCGCCGCGTCGCAGGACGCGTGCTGGTGCGCCAAGCGGCGCGTGAAGACGAACCTGAACTGGGTCGTCGCGCCGCCGGGCGTGGACAAGGGCCGCATGCCGCAGGACATCGCGCTCGTGCTGGACCGCTCGGGGAGCATGACCGCGTCGGTCGTCGCGGGGATGTCTCGCTGGCAGGCGCTGCAGTCCGCCGCGGGCCAGTTCGTGGCCTTCTGGAAGCAGGAGGGCCTGGCCTCCAGTCGCTCCGGAGGCGTGGACCTGGGCAAGGACCGCCTCGCCATGTACCTGTTCTCCACCAGCGTCCAGCCGCTCAGCGCGGCCAGCCCCTATGTCGAGCGCGGCGCCACGGGGGCCGCGTGGGACGGGCTCGTCACGGAGCTCAATGCCGCCACCGCGACCGGCGTCACCGCGATGGGCGCGGGCCTGCGTGACGCCATCGAGCGCTACCAGGCCGACGTCACCGCGGGCCGGACGCTCAATGACCTGACCGTGGTGCTGATGACAGACGGCATGCAGAACCAGGAGCCCATGGTGAAGGAAATCACCATGGGCTCGCTCACGGGCCTCAAGACGCTCCAGTTCTCCACGGGCGAGGAGCCGCTCGTCGAGCGCTGCGTCCCCATCCTCTCCGTCCCCGTGGGGGACGTGGGCGTGCCGTGGGCGCAGTTGCTGGACCGCATCTCCCAGCAGACCTCGGGCAAGAGCCGGTTGACGCCCGCCATGGGGATGTCCGTCGCGCTCACCCAGACGCTGGTGGACACGCTGAAGGGCAACACGCCCTCCGCCGCGCTGCAGGTGCAGCAGAGCACGCCCGCGACGGCCGGCGCGGTGGCGCACCCGGTGGTGCTCGATGGCTCGGTGAAGAACGCCATCGTGGTGCTCGGGTGGCTGGGCACCTCGGACCTGGCCAAGGCGGGCCTCACGCTGCGCATCCTCCGGCCGGATGGCAAACCCGCGCAGCCGGTGGCTCGGACCGACGGGAACTTCTTCACCGTGCAGCGCGTGGACCTGCCCACCAGCGGGCCCGCCGGCAAGTGGACGATGGAGGTCACCAACAAGGTCGCGCAGGCCATTCCCTATCAGCTCTCCGTGTTCACGGAGGAGGCGGCGCTGGACTTCGACCTGCGGGTGCGCGGCATCCGCCATCCCGCGGGTGAGCCGCTCGTGCTGGAGGCGCTGGCGTTCCAGGACGGAAAGCCCGCCTCCCCGTCCGACGTCCAATTCAAGGTCGAGACGCGGGCCCCGCTCACGCCGCTGGGCGCGCTGCTGCGCGACACGAGCGGCAAGGTCTACACGGATGACATCAAGGGCCAGCGCACCGCCTACGAGGTGAAGCTGGACACGCTCATGAAGGACGGCAGCTTCCGCGAGAAGGCCCAGGCCCAGGTGAGCAAGACCTGGGAGATGGCGCCTCAGGACAAGGGGCGCTGGACGCTCGACTTCGCGGACACGACGGTGCCGGGCACGTACCGCTTCCTCGTCACGGTGGACAGCGCCCAGGGCCTGCACCGCGTGGAGACCGTGGAGGCGCACGTGGAGGTGCTCCCGCTGCCCAAGGCCACCGACTACAAGGTCGAGGACCTGGGGAGCGGACGCTTCCGCATCCGGCTCGTGCCGTATGGGGGAACGGGACTGCCGCTGGGCCCCGGCTTCCAGAATGAGCTGCGCGTGTTCGCGAAGGGCAAGGAGCTGCGTCACCCCGCCGAGGCCGGAGACAAGGCCGAGTTCCAACTCCAGGACCCGTACCAGGACGGCACGTACCTGGTGGACCTGGCGAACCTGAGCGCGGACCTGCCCATCACGGTGGTGCTCTCGGGCATCCCGCTGCTCCAGGGCACGCTCGCGAAGCTGGAGCCCGTGCCCGCGGGTTAG
- a CDS encoding tail fiber domain-containing protein: MLRRTLWAAVGFLASGIVGCGTAGDVGPQGPAGPAGTYQVGPGLTLKDGVLSVSTGTTDTTVVAGNDTRLSDARPPLAGSGSYIQNGTTPQDASLTISGTATAKGPMTSRTNLRVDAQADVANPLPLLRVENSSATAPIWANYPLFTVDSAGGLLARGELGLGKVPMSGKGLRLMWHPSKAAFRAGGADTEWDDATVGNYSWAGGNASTASGYGTFAMGDHCVASATGAACFGSTNQATGTVSFASGASTTASGFAATAMGYTVSAQGQGSVAIGYRVVADADYATAMGTRVNTGGHLGSFIWGDNSTTTIASNSADNQFLVRAAGGVRLRTSPLLTTGCDLPAGSGVFACTSDRNQKEDFRALDGEEVLAKVARLSVDTWRYKEEAPGVRHLGPVAQDFRAAFGLGTDDKSIGMLDIDGVNMAAIQALERRTQELRARTAEVDTLKAELAELKRGLSRLEATVQARGHQP, from the coding sequence ATGCTGCGTCGAACCTTGTGGGCCGCAGTGGGTTTCCTCGCGTCGGGCATTGTTGGATGTGGAACAGCAGGTGACGTGGGGCCCCAGGGGCCCGCAGGGCCCGCCGGCACGTACCAGGTGGGGCCGGGCCTGACGCTGAAGGATGGCGTGCTGAGCGTGAGCACGGGGACGACCGACACCACGGTGGTGGCGGGGAACGACACGCGGCTGAGCGATGCGCGGCCCCCACTGGCGGGCAGCGGCTCCTACATCCAGAACGGGACGACGCCGCAGGACGCCTCCCTCACCATCTCGGGGACCGCCACGGCGAAGGGCCCCATGACGAGCCGCACGAACCTGCGGGTGGACGCGCAGGCGGACGTGGCGAACCCCCTGCCGCTCCTGCGGGTGGAGAACTCCTCGGCCACCGCCCCCATCTGGGCGAACTACCCGCTGTTCACGGTGGACTCCGCGGGCGGGCTGCTGGCGCGTGGCGAGCTGGGGCTGGGCAAGGTGCCCATGAGCGGCAAGGGGCTGCGGCTGATGTGGCACCCCAGCAAGGCGGCCTTCCGCGCGGGCGGCGCTGACACCGAGTGGGATGACGCCACGGTGGGGAACTACTCGTGGGCGGGCGGCAACGCGAGCACGGCCAGCGGGTATGGAACGTTCGCCATGGGAGACCACTGCGTCGCGAGCGCCACGGGAGCCGCCTGCTTCGGTTCCACGAATCAGGCCACTGGGACTGTGTCGTTCGCCTCCGGCGCATCCACCACGGCCAGCGGCTTTGCCGCGACGGCGATGGGGTACACCGTGAGCGCGCAGGGCCAGGGCTCGGTGGCCATCGGGTATCGCGTGGTGGCGGACGCGGACTACGCGACCGCGATGGGGACGCGCGTGAACACGGGTGGGCACCTGGGCTCGTTCATCTGGGGCGACAACTCGACGACGACCATCGCGTCCAACTCCGCGGACAACCAGTTCTTGGTGCGCGCGGCCGGCGGCGTGCGCCTGCGGACCAGCCCCTTGCTGACCACCGGCTGCGACCTGCCGGCGGGCTCGGGCGTGTTCGCGTGCACTTCGGACCGCAACCAGAAGGAGGACTTCCGCGCGCTGGATGGCGAGGAGGTGCTGGCCAAGGTCGCGCGACTCTCCGTGGACACCTGGCGCTACAAGGAAGAGGCGCCCGGCGTGCGCCACCTGGGCCCTGTCGCCCAGGACTTCCGAGCGGCGTTTGGCCTGGGCACTGATGACAAGAGCATTGGCATGCTCGACATCGACGGGGTGAACATGGCCGCCATCCAGGCCCTGGAGCGCCGCACCCAGGAGCTGCGCGCGCGCACCGCCGAGGTCGACACGCTCAAGGCGGAGCTGGCCGAGCTCAAGCGCGGCCTGTCCCGCCTGGAGGCCACGGTCCAGGCCCGAGGTCACCAGCCGTAG
- a CDS encoding LysE family translocator encodes MTQTAHLWLFFVMVFGIIVLPGLDMAFVLASSLVGGRKAGLSAVSGVVAGSMCHVAVGATGVAVLLQVMPVAFNALLWGGALYVAWMGVSLWRAGAAFTARPLTERRSSFATFRQGAVTNLLNPKAYLFMLAVFPQFFRPEYGPLWLQTLVMGAIIAVTQVGVYGSLVLIADRARGWLETNPAASTAVARVVGCLMLLAAVATAVEGWRGV; translated from the coding sequence ATGACTCAGACAGCTCACCTGTGGCTCTTCTTCGTAATGGTGTTCGGCATCATCGTGTTGCCCGGCCTGGACATGGCCTTCGTGCTCGCCAGTTCGCTGGTGGGAGGACGCAAGGCGGGGCTGTCCGCCGTGAGCGGGGTGGTCGCGGGGAGCATGTGCCACGTCGCCGTCGGAGCGACGGGCGTGGCGGTGCTGCTCCAGGTCATGCCGGTGGCCTTCAACGCCTTGCTGTGGGGCGGCGCGCTGTACGTCGCGTGGATGGGCGTGTCGCTGTGGCGCGCCGGCGCGGCCTTCACCGCCCGCCCCCTGACCGAGCGGCGCTCCTCGTTCGCCACGTTCCGCCAGGGCGCGGTCACCAACCTGCTCAACCCCAAGGCGTACCTGTTCATGTTGGCGGTGTTCCCCCAGTTCTTCCGCCCCGAGTACGGGCCGCTGTGGCTCCAGACGCTCGTGATGGGCGCCATCATCGCGGTCACCCAGGTGGGCGTGTACGGCTCGCTGGTGCTCATCGCGGACCGGGCGCGCGGCTGGCTGGAGACGAACCCCGCCGCCAGCACCGCCGTGGCTCGGGTGGTGGGCTGTTTGATGCTGCTCGCCGCGGTGGCCACCGCCGTGGAGGGTTGGCGAGGCGTGTGA
- a CDS encoding YafY family transcriptional regulator, protein MSRPTTRVLTVLELLQTHGRMSGAELARRLEVDRRTVRRYVAALEALGIPLTAERGRDGAYLLAAGFKLPPMMFTDDEAMALAVGLLAARGLGLAEAAPAVASAQAKLERVMPAPLKRRVRAVDETVRLDLSRSPETPRDNAALTALSAAAQARQRVRLSYASAEHEETERDFDPYGLAYRSGRWYVVGHCHLRREPRSFRLDRVRSVQSLGVAFERPPDFDALAHLTVSVATLPRAHAVEVLLHTDLEAARREVFPGLGVLERAEAGVLLRGQTDDLRWFARELARLPFDFEVRHPTALGEAVAAHARRLLGRERA, encoded by the coding sequence GTGTCCCGCCCCACCACGCGCGTCCTCACGGTGCTCGAGCTGCTCCAGACGCACGGGCGGATGAGCGGCGCCGAGCTGGCGCGACGGCTGGAGGTGGACCGTCGCACGGTGCGGCGCTACGTGGCCGCGCTGGAGGCGCTGGGCATCCCCCTCACGGCGGAGCGAGGCCGGGACGGCGCGTACCTGCTGGCGGCGGGCTTCAAGCTGCCGCCGATGATGTTCACCGACGACGAGGCGATGGCGCTCGCGGTGGGGCTCCTGGCGGCGCGAGGACTGGGGCTCGCCGAGGCCGCACCCGCGGTGGCCAGCGCGCAGGCGAAGCTGGAGCGGGTGATGCCAGCGCCGCTGAAGCGACGCGTGCGCGCGGTGGACGAGACGGTGCGGCTGGACTTGTCGCGGTCGCCCGAGACGCCTCGGGACAACGCGGCGCTGACGGCGCTGAGCGCGGCGGCCCAAGCGCGCCAACGCGTGCGCCTGAGCTACGCGTCCGCGGAGCACGAGGAGACCGAGCGCGACTTCGACCCGTATGGCCTCGCGTACCGGAGTGGGCGTTGGTACGTGGTGGGCCACTGCCACCTGCGCCGCGAGCCGCGCTCGTTCCGGTTGGACCGCGTGCGCTCGGTGCAGTCGCTGGGCGTGGCCTTCGAGCGCCCGCCTGACTTTGACGCGCTGGCGCACCTCACGGTCTCCGTGGCCACGCTCCCGCGCGCGCACGCGGTGGAGGTGCTGCTGCACACGGACCTGGAGGCCGCGCGGCGCGAGGTGTTCCCGGGCCTCGGCGTGCTGGAGCGCGCCGAGGCCGGTGTGTTGCTGCGAGGGCAGACGGACGACCTGCGCTGGTTCGCGCGCGAGCTGGCGCGGCTGCCCTTCGACTTCGAGGTCCGTCACCCCACCGCGTTGGGTGAGGCCGTGGCCGCCCACGCGCGACGGTTGCTCGGGCGTGAGCGCGCCTAA